In Pleomorphomonas sp. T1.2MG-36, the genomic stretch ACAGAAGGCCATGACGCAGCAGCTGATTGGCAAGCAGCAGGCGACCATAGCCGCCAGTGGCGTCGACCCGACCTTCGGAACGCCGCTCGACCTGATGGTGAACACAGCCATGCAGGGCGCCATCGACGACCTGACAATCAGGGTCAGCACCTACCGGCAGCACGACGACGTGCGCAATCAGGCGGTCAGCTACCGCAACCAGGCGGCGCTCTACGACATGGAAGCGAAGAACAGCCGCACGGCGGGAATACTGAGCGCGTTCGGGTCGATGGCGTCGAGCTTCGGCAGCGCGTATGCGAACGCGGCGAAGATGAATCCAGGCTCCGCCGCGAAAGGAAAAGTTGTTCTGTCCGGAAGACCATATGGCAGCAGTTGGGACACCCCTTCCTTCGACGTCGGTTGGGGTTAACGTCCGTCCGGCCAAAGGGCATAGGGCCTCAGACTCGTATTTCGCCTACTGCATGCGCCGGCTCGGCGCTTCGGCCGGCATGCGGGGCGGCGCCTTCTTGCCTTTCCGGTGGTTGATCACCACGTCGAGCGCCGCCTGGAACGGCGCGGTGACGTTGCTCTCGAAGATGATGCGCTCCCGCTCGCTCATGCCGCGCGTGTAGGCCTCCTGGGAGGCGGCGTTCGCGGCAGCGCAGGGGCCCTGGAGCATTACCGTGGCGATCGTTCCGGCATCGGAAACCCGGTCGTCCACCTTCGCCACGTTCCTGTAGAGGCAGTTGACGAAGCGATCGACGGCGGCCGACTGCTCCGCCTCGCTGGCCGGCGGTGGCAGTGGCGTCGTGTTGCAGCCCGCCATGACGAGAAGAAGGGCAGTGATGCCGATGGTCTTCTTAAGGCCCGCTCGCACGACAGATATCCTCCCAGCCGATTCCACTCGCCCGACTATGTCGCGTGCAGAGCGAGGCGGCAACGGGATGCAACTTTCTTTTGCATCAGGGTGAATACGGCGGGGGGAGGGTGATATGGGCCTGGGCGATTTCTCGTCCTGAGGTCCTGGCCTTCGCCAGGATGACAGAATTATATAATTGAAACATATATTTAATTGTCATTTTGCGCGGAGGCCGCTTGCATTCGCGCGAATGCAAGGTGGACCTCGGGACGAGACATTGAGCGGGTGATATCGGGCGTCCGCCTCGCTTCGTCTGCGTGCGTTTCCACATCCAAGGATTGCCGCGCCGTGCTACCAATCGGCCATGTCCTTCGGCGTGTTCATTCACCGCTTCGATTCGATCTATGACGACAGCCCGGCTGAGCGCTATCAGTTCCCGGCGCAGTATCTCGGCCGCGTCAGCGCCTGCGTCGGCGACTGGATCGTCTATTACGAGCCGCGCAAGATCCGCGACACGAAGGGCTATTTCGCCATCGCCCGCGTGGCGCGCGTCGTTCCGGATGCGACGCCGGGCATGTATGTCGCGGAGATCGAACCGGGCAGCTATCTCGACTTCGTCAGTCCGGTGCCGTTCTCCGACGAGGGCGGGGTGATCGAGCGCGGCGTTCTCAATGAGGACGGGCGCATCTCCGGCCGCGCCCAGTCGGCGGTGAGGCCGATCAGTGCCGCCGATTTCGACCGCATCCTGGCGCGCGGCTTCCACGAGGCGCAGCCCGAACTGCCGCGCATCGGCCCGATGCCGGATGCCGAGGCGGGCGTGGACTTCGGCGAGGGACCGCAGGCGCCCTTCATCCTGGAGCAGCCGCGCCTGCGCGTCGAACAACTGGGGTCGCGCATCGTTCGGGACCGGCTGTTTCGGCGCGTGGTGCTCCGTGCCTATGACAAGCGCTGCGCCGTGACGGGCCTGAGGCTGATTAACGGCGGCGGACGGGCGGAGGTGGATGCGGCGCACATCCGCCCCGTCGAGGCCAGCGGGCCGGACATCCTGAGCAACGGCCTGGCGCTGTCGGGAACGGCGCACTGGATGTTCGACCGTGGCCTGATCAGCCTCGACGACGATTTCAGGGTCCTGGTGTCGCGGCACGTCAACGACCCCGACAGCGCGCGCGGCCTGATCAATCCGACAGGCCACGCCATCGTCCCGCCGCGCCCCTCCGACCGCCCCAGCCCGCATTTCCTCAGGTGGCACCGGGACAACGTGTTTAAGGTGTAGGGGGCGGAAAGCGTGGGATCAGTTGAAATCGCTTATGCTGTCCGAAAGGTCGGCCAACCGGTTTCTTCCGGTCGGGGAGGGGGAGGCGCGGCTACCAGTTCTGCGATGAAAGACGCCAGCGGTCTGGCGTTTTCGTGCGAGCTCGCTTCTTCCAGCGCCGCCATGTATTCGGGTTTCCGCGCGACCGGAATGATGGTCCAGGGGTAGCCGCCCGAGGCAAGCATCGCGTTCATGATGAAGCGGCCGGTGCGGCCATTTCCGTCTCCGAACGGGTGGATGTAGGTGAACACGAAGGGACCGAGAACGGCACCGATGCGGGGATCGGTCTCGCCGGCCAGGCAGTCGAGCATGGCGTCCATCGCCGGCTGGATGGAGTGTTCGGAAACCGGAACATGCGCCGAGCCCCGGATATAGACCGGATGCTGGCGGTAGCCGATCAGATCGACGGGCTTGGTGAAGCCTGCGTTGACCAACGGCCGGAACAACTCCGCTCGCCAGTCGGCGTGGCGCTCGGAGACGATCTCAGCCGCGTTCTCGCCATCCAGAATCCGGGCGACGTCTGCCTTCACCAGCTGAAAGGCCTGCCAGTAGCCGCGAGCTGCGAGCGCGTTACGGGTTTCAAAGTCCGCCTGCCGATGATCCGGATCCCAGTCTCCGGCGCTGACGCGTTCGATCAGGTCGGGTGTCACCTGATAGCCTTCAATGGACAGCGAGTTGTAGGCATCGCTGATGTACCGGTCCTCGATCTCTGCGAGGTAGGTGCCCTTCGACGGTAACAGACCGGTCGGCAGCGTGAAGCCGTCGAGCACGCTATCGCGCAGTGCCGACCAGAGAAGGCGGATGCGCGTATCGATCGCCGCGACCGATCGCTTCGGTAAACGAAACTCCGGCACCTCGCCATCGAATGGATCGGTCTCGCGGACGTCATATCCCGCCGCCTTCATTGCCTGTAGAATCTGGTCGGCGTCTCGGGGCCTGTCCAGTTTGCGGAAGGCTCCGGCAAGGCGACCTGCCGAGGCCGATGCGCCAGCGTCCACCAAGTAACGCAGAATATCTGTCGTGCCTCGGATCGATCCCAACACGGACAGGATGTCCTTCCTGATCGTCCGCCAGGCGTTGGGCTGGATTTCGCAAATGGCCGCGGCCGCCGGATAGATCGGGGTGCCATTGATCTCCTGAGGCTGGCCTTCGAAGTTCTTTCCCAGCACGTAGATGCTGGTGCCGTAGGGCAAGGGCAGATTGCCATTGGCATTTGCCTTGGCGTGTACGACGACCTGGGCCGGGACCTCCCACCTTTCCGCGTGGATCGCCACGGACCCCTCGGGCGAGATCACCCAGTTGCCCACGCCGAAGCGATCATTGAGGTATTCTCTTGCAAATTCCCAGAACGCCGAATGCCAGGCTGCCGCATCGAAGCCGAGCCGGGATGCGTAATACCAGCCCTTCATGATCTCTTGGATGTACTTGGCTTCGATGAGCCGTTCTCGATGCAGCCGGGATAACTCGTCGCTGCGGAAAACGCGCCGTTGGCCTTCGTCGGTCACGCCGACCAACTGCCGCAAGGAATCCGCGATCTTCTCGTTCAACGGCTTTCCCTTGGCCATCGGGGACTCCTGGATTGGTTGCGATCGAGTTTTGTTGGGAATTCACAATAGGATTATGTCGTAAATTTACGATTGAATCATGTCGTAAATTTACGATCGGATTATGTCGGGAAATCGCGATTGAGTTTTGCTGGTAGCCGTGAGACGGCTGATGCTGCTGGGCGGGCGATAGGGGCCGCTGCGACTTCTCGTCCTGAGGTCCTGGCCTTCGCCAGGATGACGATCCATGGGGAGGCGGGCGAGCGGATACCGCTTTGTTTCGTCAATATATAAAGTTATCCTGCGCTTCAGACGCAGGACCTCGTGACGAGAACGGGAGCCGCCTATATCGGGCTCCTTTATTCCCCCAGCCCCCGGCAGGCTGCCCTGACCAGCCACTCGATCTGTGCTTCGAGGGCCGTCAGCGGGACCGCCACCAGGCGCTCTTCCAGGCCTAGCGTGACGATGCCGTGGACGGCGGCGAAGAGGGTGCGGGCGGCTAGGGTTTGCTGGGCTTCGTCCATGTCGGGGACGAGGAGGGCGAGGGGTTCGGCGACGTGGCGGAAGAGGCGGAGCTGGTCGTCGGCGGCCCAGGCGGGGAGGGCGGTGCCGGCGGCGAGGCGCACCTCGAACAGGGTGCGCCAGAGCCTGAGATTATCCCTGGCGAAATGCAGGTAGGCGTGGGCGATGGCGACGAGGCGGGTGATCGCGTCGGCCTTCGTTTGGAGCGGCAGCGCCTCGGAGGTGGCGGTGAGCGCCTCGCCGAGGCGGGCGAGGGTGCGCGAGGAGACGCGCAGCGACAGCTCGTCGAGGTCGGCGACGATGTTGTAGAGCCCGCCGAGCGCTATGCCGATGTCGGCGGCAAGGTCGCGCGCCTTGAGGCTGGCCATGCCGCCTTCGGCGATGCGGCGCTCGGCGGCGTCGATCAGCGCGCCGAGCTGGGCCTGTCGCCGTTCGGAAAGGGGGGCATTCATCGTGATCGGCCTTCATCTCTTTCTGAAGGCAGCTCCGGACGCAAAACCGGTTCCCACTTTTGCTGGGCTGCCTTTGCTTGCCGGCAGCTCCGGACGCAAAACCGGTTCCCACTTTTGCTGGGCTGCCTTTGCTTGCCGGCAGCTCCGGACGCAAAACCGGTTCCCACTTTTGCTGGGCTGCCTTTGTTGGCGAGAGATATGAACATCGTTCATTTCTATCTTGAACAACGTTCAAATCTCGGCTATATCCATCTCATGAACGATGTTCATAGCACGGAGACGGGGTGAGGTGAAGAGCGTGGCGGTGGAGCCTTTCCATCGTCATTTGCGTTTCATCTGCCGATCCGCTTCCCTGTTCCCACGGCCGTATCGCCCCCAAGGCCCTCTCGGGAGGTTCCATGACCAAGCCGCTCCTCATCCAGCGCCGTTTCGGGCCGCTGTTCCTGGTGCAGTTCTTTTCGGCCTTCAACGACAATTTCCTGAAGAACGCCCTGGTGTTCACCATCCTGTTCCAGATGGGCGTCGCCGGTGGCGAGGCGCTGGTGACGATCGCCACCGGCATATTGATGCTGCCCTTCATCTTTCTGTCGGGCCTCGGCGGCCAGTTGGCCGACCGCTACGACAAGGCGCGCGTCGCCGGCTGGTTGAAGCTGGTGGAGATCGCCATTGCCGGCCTTGCCGTGCTGGGCTTTGCCATCCAGTCGATCACCGTGCTGATGGTGGCGCTGGTGCTGTTCGGCGTGATCTCGGCGCTGTTCGGGCCGATCAAATACGGCATCCTGCCCGACCTGCTGGCCCCCTCCGAGCTGCCGCGCGGCAATGCCCTCGTCGAGGGCGCCACCTTCATCGCCATTCTCACCGGCACCTATGCCGGCGGCTTTGCCACGGGCGCCTATGGCGGTCCATGGGTGTTCGGCGTGGCCATGATGGTGCTGGCGGTAGCCAGCTGGATCGCCGCGCTCTACGTGCCCAAGGTGGGCGCCGCCGCGCCGGAAACAGTGATCGACCGCAATGTCGCCCGCTCCACCGTGCGGCTGATCGGCGAACTCTGGGCCGACGCGCGTCTCTGGCGCACCGGCGTGATGGTCAGCCTGTTCTGGATGTTCGGCGTGGTGGCGATGGCGCTGATGCCGACCTTCGTCAAAGACATTCTCGGCGGTCGCGAGGTGGCGGTGTCGGCCTATCTCACGGTGTTCGCGGTGTCGATCGCCGTGGGCTCGGCGCTGGGCGCCTGGCTGTCGGCCGGCCGCATCGTGCTGCTGCCGGTGCCGGTGGCCTCCGTCGCCATCGGTCTTGCGGCGCTCGATCTCGCCTGGACGCTCTCCGGCCTGACGCCGGCGCCGGCCACCGAAAGCCTCGCCGAGTTCTTCCGCCGGCCCGGCGCCATTCATGCCGCCATCGACCTCTCGGCGCTGGCGATTGCCGGCGGCGTGTTCATCGTGCCGTCGTTCGCCGCCGCCCAGCACTGGGCGCCGGTGGAGCGACGCGCCCGCGTCGTCGGCGCCATCAACGCGTTGACGGCCCTGTTCATGGTGGCTGGCGCCGGCACGGTGGCCGTAGCGCAGGCGTTGGGCGCGACGGTGCCCATGGTGCTGGTGGCGCTCGGCCTCTTCGCCTTCGGGTCGGCCGTGTGGATCTTCAAGGTGCTGCCGACCAACCCGCTCAGCGATTTCGTCTCCATCCTCTTGCGCGCCGTGTTCCGCATGGAGGTGACCGGCCTCAAGCACGTGCCGCCGGCCGGGCAGGGGACCATCGTGGCGCTCAACCACACCAGCTTCCTCGATGCCGTCGTCGCCGTATCGCTGCTCGACCGCAACCCGGTGTTTGCCATCGACCACACCATGGCCGAGGCGTGGTGGGTGAAGCCCTTCCTGCGCTTCACCCGCGCCATGCCGCTGGACCCGACCAAGCCGCTGGCGACGCGCGCGCTGATCGCCGCCGTCAAGGCGGGCGAGACGCTGGTGATCTTCCCCGAGGGGCGGATCACCGTGACCGGCGCGCTGATGAAGGTCTATGACGGCGTCGGCCTCATCGCCGACAAGGCCGAGGCGCCCATCGTGCCGGTGCGGCTGTCGGGGCTGGAAACCACCGTGTTCAGCCGCCTTAACTCGCTGCAGGTGAAGCGCCGCTGGTTCCCCAAGGTGACGGTGACCATCACCGAGCCGGTGCGGCTGTCCCTGCCCGAACACCTCAGGGGCAAGGCGCGCCGGCAGGCGGCGGGCAACGCGCTCTATGGCATCATGTCGGACATGATGTTCCGCACCACCGACACCGACCTCACCATTTTTGAGGCGATGGTGGCGGCGGCCCGCCAGCACGGCGCCGGGCGCATGGCGCTGCGCGACCCGGTGGGCGGCAAGCTCAGCTACCGCCGCATGCTGATGGGGGCGCGCATCCTCGGCCGCAAGCTGATGCCGCTGGCCGCGCCCGGCGAGACGGTGGCGCTGATGGTGCCCAACGCGGTGGGCGGCGCCGTGACCTTCCTCGGCCTGCAATCGTCGGGGCGGGTGCCGGCGATGATCAACTTCACGGCCGGCGCCGCCAACATCCTCTCCGCCTGCGAAGCGTCGAAGGCCAAGGTGTTCGTGACGTCGCGGCTGTTCGTGGAAAAGGGCCGGCTGGAGCCGCTGATCGCCGCGCTGGAAGGCAAGATCAGGATCGTCTGGCTGGAGGACGTCAGGGCCACGGTGACGCGGCTCGACAAGCTGGACGCTTTCCTCAACTGGCCGAAGCGGCTGGTGAAGGCCGGGCCGGACGATGCGGCGGCCATCCTGTTCACATCGGGTTCGGAGGGGACGCCGAAGGGCGTGGTTCTCAGCCACCGCAACATCCTCGCCAACGTGGCGCAGGTGGCGGCGCGCATCGACTTCTCGCGCACCGACACGGCGTTCAACGCGCTGCCGATCTTCCACTCGTTCGGTCTCAGCGCCGGGCTGATCCTGCCGCTGGTCTCCGGCGTGCCGGTGTTCCTCTACCCGACGCCGCTGCACTACCGGATCATTCCCGAACTGGTCTACCAGACCAACGCCACCGTGCTGTTCGGCACCGACACGTTCTTGAGCGGCTACGGCCGCATGGCGCACCCTTACGACTTCCGCTCGCTGCGGCTGCTGGTTGCCGGCGCCGAGGCGGTGAAGGAGACGACGCGCAAGCTCTACGCCGAGAAGTTCGGCCTGCGCATCTTCGAGGGCTATGGCGTGACCGAGACGGCCCCGGTGCTGGCGCTCAACACGCCGATGCACAACCGGGCGGGCACGGTGGGCCGCCTGTTGCCGGGCGTCGAGCATAAGCTGGAGCCGGTGGAGGGCATCGAAGCGGGCGGGCGGCTGCACGTGCGCGGGCCCAACGTGATGCTCGGCTACCTCCGGGTGGAGAACCCCGGCGTGCTGGAAGCGCCCGAGGGCGGCTGGCACGACACCGGCGACATCGTGGCGCTCGACGACGACGGCTTCGTCGCCATCAAGGGCCGCGCCAAGCGCTTCGCCAAGATCGGCGGCGAGATGGTGTCGCTGGCGGCGATCGACGCGCTCGCCACCCAGTGCTGGCCGGACGCCCTGTCGGCCGCCGCCAGCGTGCCGGATGCCAAGAAGGGCGAACGGATCATCCTGGTGACCGACCGGAAGGACGCCACGCGGGACGGGTTCATGGCGTTCGCGCGGGAGCGCGGGGCGACGGAGCTGATGATGCCGAGCGAGGTGCTGGTGGTGCCAGGGTTGCCGCTGCTCGGGTCGGGGAAGACGGATTTTGCCGGGCTGGGGAGGCTGGTGAAGGAGCGGGCGGCGGTGGCGTGAGGGTGGGTGGCTGGTTGAACGTTGGGGCTTCGGGGGAGCGCGATAGCGGCCGAGGAGCCCCAGTCGTCCTGAGGTCCTGCGCCTGAAGCGCAGGATGACGGGAGAGGGATATGAAACAAAGAGATGCGTGGTGTTCCCGCTGCGCTTTCGGTGAGCAAGAGAGGCTCCCGCTCCTATCATGCTGTCATCCTGCGCGTGAGGCGCAGGACCTCGGGCAGGAAGGAGCAAGGGAGGCATATCGGGTGCCCTTGCGTCATGGAGCGTGATATGGGCCGAGGAGCCCCTGTTGTCCTGAGGTCCTCGCCTGCGCGAGGATGACAGGAGTGGGATATAAAACAAAGGGATAGGCGTCGAGCTTGGGGTTAGAGGGGCGATGAGCGCGCTATCGGGGTAGATGATGCTGCGCTATTGAGGCAAGCGATGCTGTGGTGAACCTCACAAGCGGCTTATCCCACTGTTTCCTATATATAAATTGTCATCCTTGCGCAGGCGAGGACCTCGGGCCGGAGGGGCGGTGAGGTTGATATCGGGCGCCCCTCACCATCAAGCTGTCCTCCTCTGCGCAGGCAGAGGATCTCGGGCCGGAAGGGGCATGGGGTTGATATCGGGCGCCCCTGTTTCATGGAGCGTGATAGGGGCCGAGGAGCGATCTCGTCCTGAGGTCCTCGCCTTCGCGAGGATGACAGGAGAGTGATATATAACAAGGGGATAGGCGTTGAGCTTGGGTTTTAGGGCAATGCGCGCGCTATCGGGGTAGATGATGCGGTGCTATCGGGGCAAGCGCTGCTATGGTGAGGTGCGTGATCGGCTTATCCCACTGTTCCATATATATAAATTGTCATCCTTGCGCAGGCGAGGACCTCGGGCAGGAAGGGGCGGGGGGGATGTATAGGCCGCCCCTCAAGGCTCTCGTGTTTCGCCCTTGCAAGGCCCGGACGCGCAGAGCACTTATCGGTTGCATCCGACCATTTTCTTTCGTCATACGGGCTCACGCGGCCCTGCAAATGTGATAGCAGTTCCGATCAAATGAGCGGAGATACTTCCATATGCCCAAACGTCCTCTCCAGAAGCTTCAGGCCTCCCTTGTGGCGCGCCGCTACTATCTCGAGAACCAGACCAAGTCGGAAATTGCCGACAAGCTTGGCATTTCGCGGTTCAAGGTGGCGCGGCTGATCGAGACGGCGCTCAAGGAGGGCATCGTTCACATCGAGATTCGCGACCAGAGCGATCTCAACACCGAACTGGCCGAACGGCTGCGCGAGGCCTATGGCCTCAACGTCGCCCTGGTGCTCGATGGCCCCGATCTGCCGTCGAACTCGCTGATCGAGCCGCTGGGGTTGCTGGTTGCCGATTTTCTCGAGGAAACGCTGACCGACGGGCAGCTTCTCGGCCTCTCATGGGGGCGGACGCTGGCGGCGGCGGCCAAGGCCATCACCAAGCTGGCCAAGGTGGATGTGGTCCAGGCGGCCGGCAGTCCGGCGCGGCTCGATCTGTCGCAGAATCCCACCGAACTGGTGCATCGGTTCGCCCGCGCTGCCGGCGGCCTTGCCTATCCGCTGTTCGGGCCGATGTGGGTGGAAGACCCCGAGCTGGTGGACAAGCTGACGGCCGAGCCGTCGATCGCCGACGCCATGTCGCGCTACGACAAGATCGACGCGCTGGTGGTCGGCGTCGGCTCCTGGCGGCCGCAGGAATCCTGTCTCTGCTCCGGTTTTCCCGAGGATTGGCGGCGCGAGGCGCTGAAGCACAACGTGCTTGCCGACATCTGCGCCACGCTGATCGACCCCGACGGACAGGCGGTGGGCAGCCCGCTCGACAGCGTCGGCCTCTGCCTCAGCACCGAACAGCTCCGCCGCATTCCCGAGCGGATCGTGGCCGGCGGCGGCCTGGAAAAGGTCGACGCCATTCGCGCCGTGCTGAAGGGCGGCTGGGTGACGACGCTGATCACCGATGCCAGCGTGGCCCGACGGCTGGTGGGAGAATTGGGTCGCCCTTAACCGCTCAAATGAGCAGACATATACTCACTTGACGACAATGATCCGGCTGGCGTATGACTCCTTTCGCCAAGGGAGGCACACATGCAGTCAGATCAAGATTGGCTCGAACGGGCCAAGACCGTCGTCCGTGCGGACGCCGCTTCCATTGAAGCCATCCTCGACAGCGTCGACGACAACCTCATCGCCGTGGCCCGCCGCCTCGCCGCCTGCCGCGGCAAGATCCTGGTGACCGGCAGCGGCACCTCCGGCAACGTGGCGGCGCGTGGCGCCCACATCCTGTCGGTCTGCGGCGCCGCCGCCTTCTACCTGTCGCCCGGCGACGGCCTGCACGGCGGCCTCGGCGTGCTGCAGGCCGACGACGTGGTGCTCGCCCTCTCCAAGGGCGGCAGCTCGGCCGAACTCAACGACTTCTGCGCCCGCGCCAAGACGCTGTGCTCCGGCGTGATCGCCATCACCGCCGATCCGGCCTCGCCGCTGGCGGCCCTGTCGGACCATGTCATCACGCTGAAGCTGCCGGCCGACGGCGACCTCGGCGGCGTGGTCGCCACCGGCAGTTCGCTGGCCGCCGCGGCGGTGACCGACGTTCTGGCCGAGATGCTGCGCATCGCCCGGGACTATTCCTGGGAAAGCCTTCTGTTCACCCATCCCTCCGGCGCCGTCGGACGCGATGCCGAGAAGAGCCTGAAGCGTCTCGGCAGCAACTGAGGGTCACGTCATGCCCCGCGATCTCGTGGCCGGTATCGACTCGTCGACGCAGTCCAGCACCGTCGTTCTGAGGCGGATCGAGGATGGCGCCGTGGTCGGCGAGGCCCGCAAGCCGCACCCGCCGACGACGCCGCCCCGCAGCGAGCAGCCGCCGGAAGCCTGGTGGCAGGCGCTCCGCGCCGCCTTCGCCGACCTCGCCGACCTGGTGCCGCGC encodes the following:
- a CDS encoding sugar-binding transcriptional regulator — encoded protein: MPKRPLQKLQASLVARRYYLENQTKSEIADKLGISRFKVARLIETALKEGIVHIEIRDQSDLNTELAERLREAYGLNVALVLDGPDLPSNSLIEPLGLLVADFLEETLTDGQLLGLSWGRTLAAAAKAITKLAKVDVVQAAGSPARLDLSQNPTELVHRFARAAGGLAYPLFGPMWVEDPELVDKLTAEPSIADAMSRYDKIDALVVGVGSWRPQESCLCSGFPEDWRREALKHNVLADICATLIDPDGQAVGSPLDSVGLCLSTEQLRRIPERIVAGGGLEKVDAIRAVLKGGWVTTLITDASVARRLVGELGRP
- a CDS encoding SIS domain-containing protein — protein: MQSDQDWLERAKTVVRADAASIEAILDSVDDNLIAVARRLAACRGKILVTGSGTSGNVAARGAHILSVCGAAAFYLSPGDGLHGGLGVLQADDVVLALSKGGSSAELNDFCARAKTLCSGVIAITADPASPLAALSDHVITLKLPADGDLGGVVATGSSLAAAAVTDVLAEMLRIARDYSWESLLFTHPSGAVGRDAEKSLKRLGSN
- a CDS encoding Fic family protein; amino-acid sequence: MAKGKPLNEKIADSLRQLVGVTDEGQRRVFRSDELSRLHRERLIEAKYIQEIMKGWYYASRLGFDAAAWHSAFWEFAREYLNDRFGVGNWVISPEGSVAIHAERWEVPAQVVVHAKANANGNLPLPYGTSIYVLGKNFEGQPQEINGTPIYPAAAAICEIQPNAWRTIRKDILSVLGSIRGTTDILRYLVDAGASASAGRLAGAFRKLDRPRDADQILQAMKAAGYDVRETDPFDGEVPEFRLPKRSVAAIDTRIRLLWSALRDSVLDGFTLPTGLLPSKGTYLAEIEDRYISDAYNSLSIEGYQVTPDLIERVSAGDWDPDHRQADFETRNALAARGYWQAFQLVKADVARILDGENAAEIVSERHADWRAELFRPLVNAGFTKPVDLIGYRQHPVYIRGSAHVPVSEHSIQPAMDAMLDCLAGETDPRIGAVLGPFVFTYIHPFGDGNGRTGRFIMNAMLASGGYPWTIIPVARKPEYMAALEEASSHENARPLASFIAELVAAPPPPRPEETGWPTFRTA
- a CDS encoding virion core protein, T7 gp14 family, producing MCVDLGTALMIGGGLLGGVSQIASANAQSKAARYNAEVQRNNAMQAERQAKNVLEAGMREEQKQKAMTQQLIGKQQATIAASGVDPTFGTPLDLMVNTAMQGAIDDLTIRVSTYRQHDDVRNQAVSYRNQAALYDMEAKNSRTAGILSAFGSMASSFGSAYANAAKMNPGSAAKGKVVLSGRPYGSSWDTPSFDVGWG
- a CDS encoding HNH endonuclease, which codes for MSFGVFIHRFDSIYDDSPAERYQFPAQYLGRVSACVGDWIVYYEPRKIRDTKGYFAIARVARVVPDATPGMYVAEIEPGSYLDFVSPVPFSDEGGVIERGVLNEDGRISGRAQSAVRPISAADFDRILARGFHEAQPELPRIGPMPDAEAGVDFGEGPQAPFILEQPRLRVEQLGSRIVRDRLFRRVVLRAYDKRCAVTGLRLINGGGRAEVDAAHIRPVEASGPDILSNGLALSGTAHWMFDRGLISLDDDFRVLVSRHVNDPDSARGLINPTGHAIVPPRPSDRPSPHFLRWHRDNVFKV
- a CDS encoding acyl-[ACP]--phospholipid O-acyltransferase; protein product: MTKPLLIQRRFGPLFLVQFFSAFNDNFLKNALVFTILFQMGVAGGEALVTIATGILMLPFIFLSGLGGQLADRYDKARVAGWLKLVEIAIAGLAVLGFAIQSITVLMVALVLFGVISALFGPIKYGILPDLLAPSELPRGNALVEGATFIAILTGTYAGGFATGAYGGPWVFGVAMMVLAVASWIAALYVPKVGAAAPETVIDRNVARSTVRLIGELWADARLWRTGVMVSLFWMFGVVAMALMPTFVKDILGGREVAVSAYLTVFAVSIAVGSALGAWLSAGRIVLLPVPVASVAIGLAALDLAWTLSGLTPAPATESLAEFFRRPGAIHAAIDLSALAIAGGVFIVPSFAAAQHWAPVERRARVVGAINALTALFMVAGAGTVAVAQALGATVPMVLVALGLFAFGSAVWIFKVLPTNPLSDFVSILLRAVFRMEVTGLKHVPPAGQGTIVALNHTSFLDAVVAVSLLDRNPVFAIDHTMAEAWWVKPFLRFTRAMPLDPTKPLATRALIAAVKAGETLVIFPEGRITVTGALMKVYDGVGLIADKAEAPIVPVRLSGLETTVFSRLNSLQVKRRWFPKVTVTITEPVRLSLPEHLRGKARRQAAGNALYGIMSDMMFRTTDTDLTIFEAMVAAARQHGAGRMALRDPVGGKLSYRRMLMGARILGRKLMPLAAPGETVALMVPNAVGGAVTFLGLQSSGRVPAMINFTAGAANILSACEASKAKVFVTSRLFVEKGRLEPLIAALEGKIRIVWLEDVRATVTRLDKLDAFLNWPKRLVKAGPDDAAAILFTSGSEGTPKGVVLSHRNILANVAQVAARIDFSRTDTAFNALPIFHSFGLSAGLILPLVSGVPVFLYPTPLHYRIIPELVYQTNATVLFGTDTFLSGYGRMAHPYDFRSLRLLVAGAEAVKETTRKLYAEKFGLRIFEGYGVTETAPVLALNTPMHNRAGTVGRLLPGVEHKLEPVEGIEAGGRLHVRGPNVMLGYLRVENPGVLEAPEGGWHDTGDIVALDDDGFVAIKGRAKRFAKIGGEMVSLAAIDALATQCWPDALSAAASVPDAKKGERIILVTDRKDATRDGFMAFARERGATELMMPSEVLVVPGLPLLGSGKTDFAGLGRLVKERAAVA
- a CDS encoding TetR/AcrR family transcriptional regulator, which codes for MNAPLSERRQAQLGALIDAAERRIAEGGMASLKARDLAADIGIALGGLYNIVADLDELSLRVSSRTLARLGEALTATSEALPLQTKADAITRLVAIAHAYLHFARDNLRLWRTLFEVRLAAGTALPAWAADDQLRLFRHVAEPLALLVPDMDEAQQTLAARTLFAAVHGIVTLGLEERLVAVPLTALEAQIEWLVRAACRGLGE